The DNA region gtccatttctcgcggctattgagactgcttaacccttttaccacatagagtaagaagaggaaaatgatgatgattaatctggttggatgctcagtTAAATATTCTCCACCATGTGTGaattggatagttgcttacctagaatggttaatcaactagaacatgatgctaaaacttgaaagtaaggacTCATTCTTAGATGCTTTATGGCAAAAACtaccctcagccaaaagccttgcatgttttggagtcggctaagtatataccactagtcgggtaagtcttgttcagtattagtatactcagcctttcttgtggctttgtttttaggtgcgacctttgaggacatggttgctagtttgacttggctgtgtactcttccttctggttggtcggtggaataggatccgtccccggccaataataataacgctgaatgatgtcatgtacgggcttcatcatgatatcttgtatcgtcgTTAGAACTATCGTTTATTTCGtgctgcactattaaactctgaaagtacttgttATGCTTGAATTTGAACCTAgcttgtaataataattcatgttgaactctATAATATAAAAATTGTGGATTGTTAtaatctctggactcaccttcatatGAGTTGTATGTACGTTGTTTTGatcgaaattccagtggttgcatcgttttactccattttaagtgcgtgttagccggggcctctatggtgatggttagtgcacttaagccggactaattcgggcggttctgccacagatcaTTCCTCGGGTCTTTTCCAAATTCCAAATAGGCTTTCTGTCGCCCTTCTTGCACTTATCTGAATCCCACACCGCATCGGTTCATCATCCTTTGGGTTGGAGAAGAAACGCCTCAGGCTGTTGTGAACTGGGAGGTACCACAAAACCATGGCAGGAATTCTATTCTGCCTCTCAGAAATGCCTAAAGTAGTGTTTGCTGGTTCAACAGAGGTGACACTATTCCTTGCATCATTCCTCTTTCTTTTATTCCCATCACCTGGACCTTCAATGTTGCCACCACAATAACCGGCATTGTTTTTGTATCAACTTGACTTACAAACAGGGCATTTGTCCAAGTCTTTGCAAGTATCCCCATGATAAAGAATACAATTATTTGGACATGCATATATTCTTTCCACACCCATCGTGAACGGACTGACAAACTTCTTTGCTCGATAGGTGTCAGCGGGCACTTTATTTTTCTTTGGAAGCAAGCAAGCCAACAAACGCAGGAGATCATTGATTCTACTGTCTAACCAGCTGTGCTTAGCCTTTAGAGTCAACAGCTGAAGATGAAACGAAGCACGGACCAGTATTTCGGACATCCCTTTGATCGCTCGTATATATTTTTCTCTGCTAATTTTTTTCACCATCTCGAAGTTTGCTAACCCCTTTGCAGTACCTACCAATAGCTCTGCTTTGGTTTGGCGCAACAACTGGCTAAGAAAATCACCATCACCAAGTTTCTCGTCACTACCACCATCGATGGGCCCCTCGCCGACACCATCACAATCATCATTGCCGACCTCCGCACAAAATTCATCATAAGCATCAAACAATCTATCAAACTCGACGTCTTCTATCATTTCATTGAGTGTGTTCTCCATTGGAGGGGGTACTGCTTTTCGTCATGATGCGTCAAGCTCATGTAATCCTCAACAAAACCACCCACCAACACATGCGATCTAATTGTAGTTGTGTCGGTGAATactctcgtattcttgcatgtTTTGCACGGGCAAGGTATCCTGTGTGTCTTCTCATTATTTGCGTGGTTTTCCgcagcttgaattaatttattAAATTCTCTACAGAAATAGGCATCCGTCCTTCATGCTTTGTACGTCCATGTCCTATCCATCTCTAAATATCAACAAATAATTTAAGTGAATTAAAACAAGCTCTTCAATAATTTAGAAAATATGCATATAAACTTTATATCCGCCTAGATATGCATGTGTGCAAATATAAAAAAAACTCAAATCTTGTTCTATCTCCTCCATGGATCTAGGAAATTGGTTACTTAGAAATAAGGCTAAAACATAAAGATTAGGTTAAAATGATTATATAATATAGTTGTCATACTAAAATAACATAACTTCATCCAAAGTTTGAGGCAAATAGATCCCCAAATGGCCATAAATATATACTTTTATATATGTGTAGATATTGAAAAATTCAATTTAATATGTAAAAACTAAAAAAAGTTAAAACCCCACCTATTATTGAACAACTAAATTATTTTAAAAATAACTATCATGGATgtgtgtaaatatagaaaaaacaaatcttcttctctctcctccatggaTCTAGAAATTTGTTTACATGGAAATAAGACTAAAACATAGAGATTGAGCCAGAATGAATATATAATCTTATTCTTCTACTAAAATAATATAATTTCATCAAAAACTTGAGTCAAATGGAGCCCCAAATAATAAATTTACACCATGGAGATCTAGATCTAGCAAGAGACAAAGAGAGAGCCATTTGAGACTTAAAACTAACAAAAAAGCTTAGAAAATATATGAGATTAGCACCAACTTACCTCCTACAGCCTCCAACTTGAAGAAAATCAAGTTTAAAACCTTcccttctctttttcctttttttatttttaggtAGCACCTCCCCAAGCAAGCAATGGGCTGtatggaggaggaagaagggggcacCTAGATTTTTCGATCATTTTCAGGGACGGGTGATGGCGTTACTCGTCCCTACAAATACTTTTCCAGGGGCGGGGTGGTTGCTACAGTACCCCTGCTCACTTTGTAGGAGTGGGGTACATTTTGACCCGCCCTGAAAAAAAAGAAGGCGTTGCTACGAATTGATTTTCAATAGTGAGGGCAATAACCTCTCTCAAACTGGGGTGCAAGTGCGACCCAATTTTGAATGGGACACCAACCATGTTCAACTCCGACCCTCGACTTGGGATGGTGTACCCGGGTCGTGGGACAAGGCATCGACCCTGAATATGTGATGAACAGTACCCCATCTCTCAACCGTATCGTCCTCCTGGTCATGCAACCATACGCTAGCTCTGCATTTGCAACTCCTTCTGGAACTTTGCCAACGCATGGGCAGAGGTCGTACTTGCGCTAAGCTCTCAGTTTTGGGGCGAGAAGCTTGTAGGTCTTATGCTCCCAATTTCTTTTCAAGCAAGGAGATTTCGGTTAGTTTATAGCGTGCTTGTGCGTCTCAATTAATGAATTATTATGAATATGTTTGAGATATTGATGTGTATGCGGTATGCCCTGCAGTTTCTGGTGAAAGTTCCAGGGTAAACTTATAAATTCCTGGACATCGTATCTGTACGGATCCTTATTAACAAGGAGAGACATGCTTTTTTTCCCATTGATAAGAAAATGAGACGTTGAATGCTTTTTTCCTGCTGTATGTGGTGCCATATTATGGAACCTATTAGTGTTTTATACAGATGAACACCAATACAATTCTTACGCTCCAACACCATCCAACTAAGAAGCACCAACTTCAATTTATTCATTTATTATCTGAGCATTACAGGTGGCCTGGTATGCTAGCCAACTTCCATCATCCGGTTCTGTCGTCAGACCTGATTTTAGCTAGTCTGTGACAAAAAGGGAACTTAACATCAGTTCAACATCGATATTTTAAGCACATCTACTCAGTTAGTTCTCTCTAATTGCCTAACTGATCCGAAATTATCTGACCATAGCCACCTCTCTACTTGTTTACATGGTCCAACTCCGACATGTGGGCCCTGTCGTTTGAGTTCCTACACGGCATATCACCAATCCAAAAATACAAGCTAAAACTCACCCCCGCAGCTCCAGGGGATGGCGACGGCGCACTGCCCGGCGACGTAGAACACCCTGTCCAGGTTGATGTAGTCGAGGGAGCTGAAGTAGTCGCAGACACAGGTCGCGTTGGCGATGCCCCTCACGGTGCCACAGCAATGCGGCGACGGCTGCACCATGGGCCCACCGTCATCCTGGACGTACTGGTAGCAGGTGCTCCGCAGCGCTACAAGGTCGTTGTGGCAGGGTGCTCCCGCcgcagcagctgcagcaggtGTGCCGGCTACATGGGCGGCGGCaaggagcaggaggaggagcgtTGCGGCCAGGATGCGGCCAGCAGAGCTCATCAGCTGGTACATCTTGATTAGtgtattgttgttgttgtactATATTGTGTGGAGTTACACTTGGTATTTATAGTGTCTGGTCGTCTTGAAAAAATTGTAGTGCTTGTTGGAGAGGTTTATTTGTTCGATTGGGACTTTTCAATTTTTAAGAACAGCTGCAATACGAAATTTGTGAGCATCTTTTCAGGCTGAGAGTTTGGTCAAGTTAGTGTTCATGCAAATGACATAGGATTGATTTGACCCCTAAAACTAGGGCATTCCTACCCTCACTTCTGCAACAATGCCAAGCGTGCTGCCGCCCGCACGGCCACACCTTCGACTTCCGAGAtccaaggaaaaagaaaaaaagtacACCAACCCTGAATGTGGATTGGATTAGGAAAAATCCATTTTATTTTCTTCAACAATTCATTTTATCCACTTAACCCTTTAAATAAAATTTAGGCTCAATTTACTTCTCCAAACTATTCCAATTGGTCCAATCTACCCCCTACTAAGATTTCTCACTTTTATTTCTACGCATACAAGTGGAATTTGAACTTCAAATTTCACAATGTAACTTATAATATGATGGCCTATGCTAGAAAAATACattataatttttcatgaatatttTTTATGCAGAATTGTATTTTTGTGATAAATTTCGTGTTAAATGTTTCCAACTTATGAAAATAACCATGAAAATTtcttaatatatttttttaagATAGGGCATCATGTTCTCTACCCACttataaaatttgaacttaaaattcaatttgTACGCGGagaacaaaaaagaaaaatagcATTTGGGGTAGATTGTACTAACTGGAATTGTTGGGGAAGTAAATTAAGTCTAAATTTTTCTCAGGGGATTAAGCGaacaaagtgaattgttgaagGGAGTAAAATGGATTTTTTCCATTGGATTATGCAAATAGGGCCTGATTTGGACATGTTTGGGATAAATTTTCAAATAAATTAGAGAAGTTTCAACCGCACTGTCTAAGGAGTGCACGATACGCTCTATCTGAAGGTCTGGTGCATCGTAAAATTGCAACTCCAAAGCTTGCCATTGTAATATTTCATTGGAAAATGGTTTTATTTTTCCCTCTTACTTTCCAACTTTAAATAGACCTTGCCATCACCTTGGTGCCATTCCTACATCAAATTTGACATATGAGAAACATCAATATGAAGTCAATCCTCTGTAAATGCTTCTCTGAGGCCTTTTCTCATGTACCTACTTTATAACTGTTGTTCCTATGCATAATATTTCAAGTCCTGCCATAGTTCTGTTCAAATTAAAATGGAATTCAATCATTTTTTTCATTGAAGAAGTCCCATATTTGAAAGACAAGCAGCCTAGGATCGGATAAATCGTTCAGAAAAGAGAGGCTAACAATCTTCAACATCACTACCTTACACCACCTCTGAATGGATCACTATCTTCATCTACAAGCAGTTGAGACATAAATTATTATCCATATCTTTTTGAAAATGCTACAAATTTTGAATTGCAAAGTATTTTGCTTGAGAGATTCAACTATAGGGTTAGGACCTGGTCATCTTTCTATACCTTTTATGCCATCCAATCCAACAGCCAAAGAAACAGAAGCAAACATAGATGCAAATATAAATTTCATAGAGATTTATCAATTCTGGCAACATATTTGTTGACGTCTAAATTTTGCAAGTAAAATTAAGGAAAAGGCAAGGGTCCCGTGAGAAGCTGGTTGAGTTAAGAAGAAGGCCAATAATGCGACCAAGTCAAGGGACATCGGAAGCTGTGGTCAAAGGTGACATGGTACTAGTCAAAGGCAGAGCAGGGTTCGGTCAAAGGAGCTGTCAGAATGAATTCGAATCGGACTAGAGGATGACGTCAGTGAAAGATCTTGCGGAAGTCCGGTTTCCTTTTGTTTTATCTTATAGATATAGTAGCTTTTACGTTTAATTCAAGTTTGTAACATATAGTGATCGATCGGGAGTCTAGCTTTAGAGTATAAATAGTAGACCTCAAGGTTTTGCAAAAGGACAATCATCAATTCAATACAACTTTTCTCGGCACTTTGCTAAAATCCTAGGACAAGTAGTAGAGTACTTTCTCACCGAATTCTTCAGCAAGAAGGGATGCACCGAATCGATCTCCGACTTGTTGATAAGTTCACGTTTATCAGATTCTCTAGGCTTTAGCTAGCTACTAGCGTATCATTGTAGTTTCGTCTAGTTTAATCTACCAAGTTATCAATTTCTATCAAGTTCTTGTAAGGCTGCATCGTTCGATCTCTTGCTAGTTTTTAATAGATTTCACAATTTATCCGGTGACAATCTTCGGGTTATCGGCTCTACTTAACCTTTTTCTGCAGAGACCCTATAGCCGATCTCTCTTTTGATTATCGCTACCACCATCAAGTTATCCACGATCTTGGACATTGTTGCGACGGTCAGATGTGCTGGTTCGCTTGAGCTATCGTGGTTATCTCAGGCTATCTCGGTTAAGTCCGATACTTGAGTAATGATGCTGGTTCGAGTCTTATTTGTCAGATTTGTCTGTTGGTCAATGATGAAATGATTGAGATTGCTTGATGGTTTCAATCGTCCTCATTGCCGATCATGGGCTTAATGCTAAGAATAGATTCCAATATAATTCAGTGCATCGGTTAGTTATACTCAGTTCATCGTCCTGCCGTTAGCATTGTCTCGGTTAAGTCCGATCCGACTAATGGTGACAATGGATTTAGTCTGATTAAGTGCATATGTTTAACTATGAGGTATTCATTCTTAATCTTGCTTCATCATAGAATTAGCTTTGCTGCCGATGGGTGGGATATATGTATTGCGCTTCTAGCCGATGCTCTTCTCGGAACTATTCAGGGATATATGGCCATGGGACTGCGTGAATGGCGTACATTTTCTAGgttaagggatgggacatggcccgcAACttacaccaattgtaactactcgtacaggagtaAGACTAGTCAGAATAAAAGAAAACTAGCCGAGAAATACTCAggtagaacttccatgtaaccctgtccccccagactatataagggcgggcagggatccCCTCCAAATGAATACATgtctaagacaatacaaaccaccacacaggatgtagggtattacgcatactgtggtccgaacctgtctaaagttttgtgttctttgcactttcgagttcctgatctcggcgacaccccacctacaatctaccaccttaggggtatccctcagtgggcttggaggttaaacaccaacagctagcgcgctaggtagggggtGTTCATTGACGATCCACCTGAAATCTTGAGGGCATCTTTTAACTTCACCAGCGCTATGGCCGATGAGGGCACATCGTTCACCTTCGGCAGCCACCTCACCGACCCCAGGGAGTCGAAGGCATCTGCTCCAACACCCTACCGGGACATCAACGCTGTCACCAATGGTTTCGGCAGAATCTGACTTTCCGATCTAATTGGAAGCTACGTGAGCCGCCTCAAGGCAATATCTTGTCCCCGGATCAGCAACGGTGACCTACTCGCTAGAATAGATCAGGTAGACTCCAGCATTGTCGGGTGCATCAAGCTTGCGGAGGCTGCTCTCCAACGTTCTGATGACTCGGATCCCTCGACCCAGAATCGCCTGCGATACCTCATCACCCTCTCGCCGACACCGGCGACATGTTTTCTTCAATCAATCGAGTCGGCCAAAACATCACCGAAAGCATCACGCTCATGGAAACTACTCTCCGGCGCTCTGACTCTAATGAGTTGGAAGCATCCACGGCAATCTTCGTTCGTGACCTTGATGACTTCATCGACGCACTCGACGAGCTACGGCCCCTTGGACCAATTTCAATTTGGTCCAAGGCCACATGCACTAAGCCCCTCTCCGAattggagaaggactttgaTTACCTACTACAACTCGgggaaggagaagccaccgtACAACGGGAGGCTCCCCTCTTCGATAACTTCTCGGATTCTGATGCAATGCCCTTATTAAGAGGCCGCCAAGGCCCAACGATCGCATCAACTCAGCGAGCGGGCTCGCGCGTCAAAAGGGCACGAAACCCCTCGAGCTATTCGACATCATCTTACCCCTCTATGACACTGACTCCGACGAGCTCCCATTCCAGGAAGGCAGGCCCCTCAATCCCTCTGATGGTGAAGAGGAGCAACCTGCCAAGAACTCAGCACCGGATCATGAGGTGTTCATGGCATTCATTGAGGAAATCCAGGACGCGGGGGAGGAAGGATTGGAGCAAGTTCAATTGGACGACTACTACATCAACGATGACAACTACATCTCTAACACACCCAGTTCAAACCTAGACACAGCAGGGGCATTCGCGGATCATGAACTATCTGTATGTGCTCTCGACACCGTGGGTACTGTGCAGATCGAAGATGAAGACGACATCCAAAAAGAGTAGCGCCAGCTTAGGAACGCCAAGCGTGCTGCACGCAAGCAGCGCCATATCAGAACAACACCAGCATCAGCCTGGCAACCTCTACGACTTCTCCATTATGGATCTCCTCAACGTCATCAACATGGGTAGAGACGCCCACAATGTCATCATCGCCAGGCAATAGGAACGCATCAAGGTGGAAGCTTACAGCCCCACCAACTATCAGATCCCTCAAGACTACCTAAATTCAACTTGGAAGTGCAAGCCAGATGCTCCTGATGCAACGACAGAACGATCGACCCGAGGAAAGAGGATGCTCAATTCGCAAGAGCGCTTCGAACAAACCCTCCACAGGTATTTCCCATGGCATCCAAGTTCTAAATCATTCCGCTTTCAAGTGCATCCACCTGCATAGGGTCCTAGGGGCTCCCCCACTCAAGAAAGGTTGGAAAAAAGCTCATGAAGGAAGGCGGCAGGACTACTCGAGCGATAGTATTTACCAAAATTAAGtcccgattcaaggaggttttttTGAGGATCTTTAAGGGTGCATCTATATAACCATTTTTTCATAGTCGCGTATCAGAACAAGCAGTTCTTGAAACCTAAAGATTTTTTATTTCTATCAGTTAATCAGGAAATTGTTTTGTGGACATCAAATTTTCACTATTAATTTTAAAGCAATTCTTCTGCTGCCCAACTAACTCAGCAGCTAGCGCAAATCCTTTTCCTCCATCGATCTCTTATCACTTATCCTTCATGTCACGAGTTCTCTTCGTTTTCGCTCAAGGACTGAGGGTAAGGGTTGGCAGAGATGGCACCGGGAAGGAACAGGCCAGCTTCTTTTTTCGGTTCAAGAACCCTACCACAATCAGGTCCACATGATTACCGAGAGGCATCATGCTATTCATACATGACATGTAACCTGATGGTAGAACCCAGTAACACTACGAGTACTAGTTACCGACTAGTACTATACATAGCCTTTGTTACTGAAGAGGTCCTTACACCTAAATTCCGATAACACACCGAGTTC from Panicum hallii strain FIL2 chromosome 9, PHallii_v3.1, whole genome shotgun sequence includes:
- the LOC112872964 gene encoding uncharacterized protein LOC112872964, yielding MYQLMSSAGRILAATLLLLLLAAAHVAGTPAAAAAAGAPCHNDLVALRSTCYQYVQDDGGPMVQPSPHCCGTVRGIANATCVCDYFSSLDYINLDRVFYVAGQCAVAIPWSCGGEF